One part of the Salvelinus fontinalis isolate EN_2023a chromosome 4, ASM2944872v1, whole genome shotgun sequence genome encodes these proteins:
- the LOC129853362 gene encoding protein unc-119 homolog B-like has translation MSGSNSRNKTAATVKGPDTDIGPTANSRERKSGGGVLKRLKSRRNQTDKQRPVITEEELRALGRHITPDEVLGLRAVTRDYLCKPEDNVYNIDFTRFKIRDLETGTVLFEIAKPHNCDPEDEEEENGDTSAGRFVRYQFTPAFLRLRTVGATVEFTVGDRPVNSFRMIERHYFQDKVLKNFDFDFGFCIPNSCNTCEHIYEFPQLPEDLICLMVEHPYETRSDSFYFVDNKLIMHNKADYAYDGGE, from the exons ATGAGCGGCTCTAACTCTCGAAACAAGACTGCAGCCACAGTCAAAGGACCGGACACTGATATCGGCCCAACTGCAAATTCAAGGGAGCGAAAGTCCGGTGGAGGTGTACTGAAGAGACTCAAATCGCGACGAAATCAAACCGATAAACAGCGGCCTGTTATTACAGAAGAAGAGCTAAGGGCGCTAGGAAGACACATCACACCGGACGAAGTCCTTGGTCTGCGTGCTGTTACACGGG ATTATCTATGTAAACCTGAGGACAATGTCTACAATATTGACTTCACACGTTTCAAGATtagagatctggagactgggacAGTGCTCTTTGAGATTGCTAAACCGCACAACTGTG ACCCTGAAGATGAGGAAGAAGAGAATGGAGACACCAGTGCTGGACGCTTTGTGCGGTATCAGTTTACGCCGGCCTTCCTCAGACTGCGGACTGTTGGTGCAAC TGTCGAGTTCACCGTGGGGGACCGGCCTGTTAACAGCTTTCGCATGATAGAGAGGCATTATTTCCAGGATAAAGTTCTCAAGAACTTTGACTTTGACTTCGGATTCTGCATCCCAAACAGCTGCAACACTTGCGAACATATCTATGAGTTTCCCCAGCTCCCTGAGGACCTCA TTTGCCTAATGGTGGAGCACCCGTATGAGACCAGGTCAGACAGCTTCTACTTTGTGGACAACAAACTGATCATGCACAATAAGGCAGACTACGCCTACGATGGGGGCGAGTAG